The proteins below are encoded in one region of bacterium:
- a CDS encoding cold-shock protein — MEQGTVKWFNSEKGYGFIQRPNGADVFVHYKAITGEGFKALNEGDKVQFDVEKGPKGLQATNVSKI; from the coding sequence ATGGAACAGGGAACCGTAAAATGGTTTAATTCCGAAAAAGGCTACGGTTTTATCCAACGCCCCAACGGCGCCGACGTTTTTGTACACTACAAAGCGATCACCGGTGAAGGCTTCAAAGCCCTCAACGAAGGCGACAAGGTTCAGTTCGACGTTGAAAAAGGCCCCAAAGGTCTTCAAGCGACCAACGTCAGCAAAATCTGA